The proteins below are encoded in one region of Danio rerio strain Tuebingen ecotype United States chromosome 12, GRCz12tu, whole genome shotgun sequence:
- the LOC137491163 gene encoding uncharacterized protein, which translates to MDIIEKENVNISKAVIVGGMTLTEADSDLESWLLRYGSINRHLLIDDPDCEFHRHAIIEFTHNSVMKTLMPLLPLTVVSMSNPSTTFMVRALSCVYPHIASDSATNGYLEELQNIASFSGKSIEEVLQTELLKIKFGPSHAESLPVLDKKLEFPNVARSQILDRSTVSSPNRLLSPVISQSMITEQTAFPSSRISPFHEVESTNSKNLPKENLNHRSTKPTVTVSSHPALTMDIIDPPSVQKVVVEHIVRTNETAPMHHTSFRLRSFSGKIPRPVNEPDFDTWRASVDLLLTDPSISDLNRARKIIDSLLPPAADIVKHVSPNSLPAVYLELLESVYGSVEDGDELLARFMNSFQNNGEKPSTYLHRLQVLLSTAIRRGGIFEEERNRYLLKQFCRGCWDSSLITDLQLERRKATPPSFAELVVLIRTEEDKNASKEERMRKHLGLNKHYPAPSKFRLSAHQISAHQCETQDDQTDTPLAKQVCELQTQVVALQNHSSQKEKKKNAKPDEVSELRNVVTELQAQITAMQTTATPKIKSDVEATEIADLKRQIADLKVQLTAPDMYRNRTRNLLPEPRATDCYRASKLSESRPRPGYCFRCAEDGHLASSCSNAPDPTKVAEKKRKLRERQAQWDTQQVAIMNPLN; encoded by the coding sequence ATGGATATCATAGAAAAAGAGAATGTAAATATCTCAAAAGCAGTAATTGTGGGTGGAATGACACTGACTGAGGCAGACTCAGATTTAGAGTCATGGCTTTTAAGATATGGTAGTATTAACCGACATCTTCTCATTGATGACCCTGACTGTGAGTTTCATCGACATGCTATCATAGAGTTTACACATAACTCCGTGATGAAAACATTGATGCCTCTTTTGCCTTTAACTGTAGTTAGTATGTCAAACCCAAGTACCACTTTTATGGTACGTGCTTTAAGCTGCGTCTACCCCCATATTGCTAGTGATAGTGCTACTAATGGATATCTGGAGGAATTGCAAAACATTGCTAGTTTTAGTGGGAAATCCATTGAGGAAGTACTCCAAACAGAGTTACTGAAAATTAAATTTGGTCCTTCTCATGCTGAGTCACTACCTGTTTTGGATAAAAAGCTTGAATTTCCAAATGTAGCACGTTCTCAAATACTTGATCGTAGCACAGTCAGTTCACCAAATAGACTGCTGTCTCCAGTCATATCACAAAGTATGATTACTGAACAAACAGCTTTTCCTTCATCCAGAATTTCACCATTTCATGAAGTTGAATCAACAAATTCAAAAAACCTGCCCAAGGAAAACCTTAACCATAGAAGTACTAAACCCACAGTAACAGTGTCATCCCATCCAGCACTTACCATGGATATAATTGATCCTCCTAGCGTGCAAAAGGTTGTAGTTGAGCACATTGTCCGCACAAATGAGACAGCTCCAATGCACCATACCTCTTTTCGCCTCCGATCTTTCTCTGGAAAAATTCCTAGACCTGTTAATGAGCCAGATTTTGACACTTGGCGTGCCAGTGTTGATCTCCTACTGACAGATCCTTCTATATCTGACTTAAATCGAGCCAGAAAAATCATAGACAGTCTGCTTCCCCCTGCTGCAGATATTGTTAAACATGTCTCCCCTAACAGTTTACCTGCAGTATATCTGGAATTGCTGGAGTCTGTATATGGCTCTGTAGAAGACGGAGATGAGTTATTAGCCAGATTTATGAATAGCTTCCAAAACAATGGTGAGAAGCCTTCAACTTACCTGCACAGATTACAAGTACTCTTAAGCACAGCTATTCGACGAGGTGGGATATTTGAAGAAGAGAGAAACCGATAtcttttaaagcagttttgtcgCGGCTGTTGGGACAGTTCCCTCATTACTGACCTTCAATTAGAAAGGAGAAAAGCCACTCCTCCTTCATTTGCAGAATTAGTAGTTCTCATCCGTACAGAAGAAGATAAAAATGCCTCTAAAGAAGAAAGAATGAGAAAACATTTAGGGCTAAATAAACACTATCCTGCCCCCTCGAAATTCAGACTGTCAGCTCACCAGATATCTGCCCACCAATGTGAAACGCAGGATGATCAAACTGACACACCTCTCGCAAAGCAAGTGTGTGAACTCCAAACTCAAGTTGTTGCACTGCAAAACCATTCAAgccagaaagaaaagaaaaaaaatgcaaaaccagATGAAGTGAGTGAGCTGAGAAATGTTGTCACTGAGTTACAAGCACAGATTACAGCCATGCAAACTACAGCCACTCCAAAAATTAAAAGTGATGTAGAAGCAACTGAAATTGCTGACTTAAAGAGACAGATTGCTGATTTAAAGGTTCAACTGACTGCCCCTGATATGTATAGAAACCGCACCAGAAACTTGCTGCCTGAACCTAGAGCAACAGATTGTTACAGAGCTAGTAAACTATCTGAAAGTAGACCTCGTCCGGGGTATTGTTTTAGATGTGCGGAAGATGGTCATCTTGCCAGCAGCTGTAGTAATGCTCCTGACCCTACTAAAGTTGCTGAGAAAAAACGGAAGTTAAGGGAGCGACAAGCCCAGTGGGATACCCAACAAGTAGCAATCATGAATCCTTTAAACTGA